The following are encoded in a window of Alosa sapidissima isolate fAloSap1 chromosome 10, fAloSap1.pri, whole genome shotgun sequence genomic DNA:
- the l3mbtl1b gene encoding lethal(3)malignant brain tumor-like protein 3 isoform X1, which produces MSATLKYTCKQMTDTPPSDGPTPGADFDMMSALDWKDGIATLPGSDIRFRMTEFGTLEIVTETDTKEQEEETNQSVTTSTSQAPSDAQKSLAPSQSGRQGRSEAAGPEEDPSAEQGSCRSCGVTGALNTFLQGKFCSVTCVQPTSGRSTPGEVGEILGKRVRRKRKMFMESDDEEDENQEEEEEKLKACKGRRAAKLARLVTAAPAKKRTWSWQAYLEEERAIAAPLKLFKEHQSFPQSRNSFKVGMKLEGLDPVHPSLFCVLTVAEVQGYRMRLHFDGYPECYDFWVNADSWDVKPPGWCEKSGLKLLLPKGCREGEFNWSTYVKNCRGQLAPKHLFKSLNTSVTPSGFRAGMKLEAVDRKNPTLICVATINAVVDNRLLIHFDNWEDTYDYWCDASSPYIHPVGFCEDAELTLTTPAEYKHPRSFSWERYLEETGTQAAPARAFKQRPPHGFQAGMKLEAVDRRNSMLIRVATISDTEEHRVKVHFDGWGDEYDYWLDADSSDLHPVGWCQKTGHPLQHSQSGSESPVLPGQGCPTVGCNGVGHIRGPRYGTHYTAVSCPYSDVNMNRDALLPDRLSGERPVAISGPQKLRRADPHPHAQPHTPTQPNTPTLPPSTPEATNSNHNHSSPSRSLTAIKCAKLQLVKQEGDGKESLQQFLHDSVFCGWEPPRLHLSWEKHGKLLPEVLGLTAKRVSSWSTEEVAGFVRGLPGCREHAVTFRNEQIDGEAFLLLTQSDIVKILSIKLGPALKIYNSILMLKSADEE; this is translated from the exons ATGACCGACACACCTCCTAGTGATGGCCCAACTCCAGGGGCAGATTTCGATATGATGTCAGCACTTGATTGGAAGGATGGCATTGCCACTCTGCCAGGCAGTGACATCAGG TTTCGCATGACAGAGTTTGGCACTCTGGAGATTGTGACGGAGACAGACACAaaagagcaagaggaggagacgAACCAATCAGTGACAACATCCACCAGTCAAGCCCCGTCGGATGCCCAAAAGTCATTGGCACCATCTCAGTCAGGACGCCAGGGACGCTCTGAAG CTGCTGGCCCTGAGGAGGACCCCAGTGCTGAGCAGGGCAGCTGCAGGTCATGTGGTGTGACTGGAGCTCTCAACACCTTCCTGCAGGGCAAGTTCTGCAGTGTTACGTGTGTGCAGCCCACCAGTGGCAG gtccacTCCAGGCGAGGTGGGTGAGATCCTGGGGAAGAGAGTGAGGAGGAAAAGGAAGATGTTCATGGAATCagatgatgaggaggatgagaaccaagaggaggaagag GAGAAGCTGAAAGCCTGTAAAGGAAGGAGAGCAGCTAAACTGGCTAGACTGG TAACGGCAGCCCCTGCAAAGAAGCGGACCTGGAGCTGGCAGGCCTacctagaggaggagagggccaTTGCTGCACCACTCAAGCTCTTCAAAGAG CACCAGTCGTTCCCTCAGAGCAGGAACAGTTTCAAGGTGGGCATGAAGCTGGAGGGACTTGACCCTGTGCACCCTTCCCTGTTCTGTGTGCTGACCGTTGCTGAG GTGCAGGGCTACAGGATGCGGTTACATTTCGATGGCTACCCAGAGTGCTATGACTTCTGGGTGAACGCTGACTCCTGGGACGTAAAGCCTCCGGGCTGGTGTGAGAAATCAGGCCTGAAACTTTTACTCCCAAAAG GCTGCCGAGAGGGGGAGTTTAACTGGAGCACATATGTGAAGAATTGCAGAGGCCAACTGGCTCCAAAACACCTGTTCAAGAGTCTCAATACG TCAGTGACACCCTCGGGATTCCGTGCGGGAATGAAGCTGGAGGCAGTGGACAGGAAGAACCCCACCCTCATCTGTGTAGCAACCATCAACGCTGTCGTCGACAACCGGCTCCTCATTCACTTTGACAACTGGGAGGACACCTATGAttactg GTGTGATGCCAGTAGTCCGTACATCCATCCTGTTGGGTTTTGTGAGGATGCAGAGCTGACTTTGACCACGCCTGCAG AATATAAGCATCCACGGTCCTTCTCATGGGAGCGATACCTGGAGGAGACAGGAACACAGGCAGCTCCTGCAAGGGCTTTtaaacag AGGCCGCCCCATGGCTTTCAGGCCGGCATGAAGTTGGAGGCGGTGGACCGCAGGAACTCCATGCTCATCCGCGTGGCCACCATCTCCGACACGGAAGAGCACCGGGTCAAG GTACACTTTGATGGTTGGGGTGATGAGTACGATTACTGGTTGGATGCCGACAGTTCAGACCTACACCCAGTAGGATGGTGTCAGAAGACAGGACATCCTCTGCAACATTCCCAGa GTGGGTCAGAATCTCCAGTTCTTCCAGGCCAGGGGTGCCCCACTGTGGGATGCAATGGCGTTGGACACATCCGTGGCCCTCGATACGGCACACACTACAC GGCGGTGAGTTGTCCATACTCGGACGTGAACATGAACAGAGACGCCCTGCTGCCTGACCGGTTGAGTGGAGAGCGACCCGTGGCCATCTCCGGCCCTCAGAAGCTGCGCCGCGCCGACCCCCACCCGCACGCTCagccccacacccccacacagcCCAACACCCCCACGCTCCCACCCAGCACACCTGAGGCCACCAACAGCAACCACAATCACTCCTCGCCGTCCAG GTCTTTGACTGCTATAAAGTGTGCAAAACTACAGCTGGTGAAACAGGAAGGGGATGGCAAAG aatCTCTGCAGCAGTTCCTGCATGACTCTGTGTTTTGTGGCTGGGAGCCTCCACGGCTGCACCTGAGCTGGGAGAAGCATGGCAAACTGCTACCTGAAGTGCTGGGGCTCACTGCCAAACGTGTATCATCATGGAGTACTGAGGAG GTAGCTGGTTTTGTCAGAGGATTGCCGGGGTGTCGGGAGCATGCTGTTACGTTCAGGAATGAG CAAATTGATGGAGAGGCCTTTCTGCTTCTCACGCAATCAGACATCGTTAAGATCCTGAGCATCAAGCTTGGCCCCGCTCTTAAGATTTATAACTCTATTCTGATGCTGAAGAGTGCTGATGAGgagtag
- the l3mbtl1b gene encoding lethal(3)malignant brain tumor-like protein 3 isoform X2, with amino-acid sequence MTDTPPSDGPTPGADFDMMSALDWKDGIATLPGSDIRFRMTEFGTLEIVTETDTKEQEEETNQSVTTSTSQAPSDAQKSLAPSQSGRQGRSEAAGPEEDPSAEQGSCRSCGVTGALNTFLQGKFCSVTCVQPTSGRSTPGEVGEILGKRVRRKRKMFMESDDEEDENQEEEEEKLKACKGRRAAKLARLVTAAPAKKRTWSWQAYLEEERAIAAPLKLFKEHQSFPQSRNSFKVGMKLEGLDPVHPSLFCVLTVAEVQGYRMRLHFDGYPECYDFWVNADSWDVKPPGWCEKSGLKLLLPKGCREGEFNWSTYVKNCRGQLAPKHLFKSLNTSVTPSGFRAGMKLEAVDRKNPTLICVATINAVVDNRLLIHFDNWEDTYDYWCDASSPYIHPVGFCEDAELTLTTPAEYKHPRSFSWERYLEETGTQAAPARAFKQRPPHGFQAGMKLEAVDRRNSMLIRVATISDTEEHRVKVHFDGWGDEYDYWLDADSSDLHPVGWCQKTGHPLQHSQSGSESPVLPGQGCPTVGCNGVGHIRGPRYGTHYTAVSCPYSDVNMNRDALLPDRLSGERPVAISGPQKLRRADPHPHAQPHTPTQPNTPTLPPSTPEATNSNHNHSSPSRSLTAIKCAKLQLVKQEGDGKESLQQFLHDSVFCGWEPPRLHLSWEKHGKLLPEVLGLTAKRVSSWSTEEVAGFVRGLPGCREHAVTFRNEQIDGEAFLLLTQSDIVKILSIKLGPALKIYNSILMLKSADEE; translated from the exons ATGACCGACACACCTCCTAGTGATGGCCCAACTCCAGGGGCAGATTTCGATATGATGTCAGCACTTGATTGGAAGGATGGCATTGCCACTCTGCCAGGCAGTGACATCAGG TTTCGCATGACAGAGTTTGGCACTCTGGAGATTGTGACGGAGACAGACACAaaagagcaagaggaggagacgAACCAATCAGTGACAACATCCACCAGTCAAGCCCCGTCGGATGCCCAAAAGTCATTGGCACCATCTCAGTCAGGACGCCAGGGACGCTCTGAAG CTGCTGGCCCTGAGGAGGACCCCAGTGCTGAGCAGGGCAGCTGCAGGTCATGTGGTGTGACTGGAGCTCTCAACACCTTCCTGCAGGGCAAGTTCTGCAGTGTTACGTGTGTGCAGCCCACCAGTGGCAG gtccacTCCAGGCGAGGTGGGTGAGATCCTGGGGAAGAGAGTGAGGAGGAAAAGGAAGATGTTCATGGAATCagatgatgaggaggatgagaaccaagaggaggaagag GAGAAGCTGAAAGCCTGTAAAGGAAGGAGAGCAGCTAAACTGGCTAGACTGG TAACGGCAGCCCCTGCAAAGAAGCGGACCTGGAGCTGGCAGGCCTacctagaggaggagagggccaTTGCTGCACCACTCAAGCTCTTCAAAGAG CACCAGTCGTTCCCTCAGAGCAGGAACAGTTTCAAGGTGGGCATGAAGCTGGAGGGACTTGACCCTGTGCACCCTTCCCTGTTCTGTGTGCTGACCGTTGCTGAG GTGCAGGGCTACAGGATGCGGTTACATTTCGATGGCTACCCAGAGTGCTATGACTTCTGGGTGAACGCTGACTCCTGGGACGTAAAGCCTCCGGGCTGGTGTGAGAAATCAGGCCTGAAACTTTTACTCCCAAAAG GCTGCCGAGAGGGGGAGTTTAACTGGAGCACATATGTGAAGAATTGCAGAGGCCAACTGGCTCCAAAACACCTGTTCAAGAGTCTCAATACG TCAGTGACACCCTCGGGATTCCGTGCGGGAATGAAGCTGGAGGCAGTGGACAGGAAGAACCCCACCCTCATCTGTGTAGCAACCATCAACGCTGTCGTCGACAACCGGCTCCTCATTCACTTTGACAACTGGGAGGACACCTATGAttactg GTGTGATGCCAGTAGTCCGTACATCCATCCTGTTGGGTTTTGTGAGGATGCAGAGCTGACTTTGACCACGCCTGCAG AATATAAGCATCCACGGTCCTTCTCATGGGAGCGATACCTGGAGGAGACAGGAACACAGGCAGCTCCTGCAAGGGCTTTtaaacag AGGCCGCCCCATGGCTTTCAGGCCGGCATGAAGTTGGAGGCGGTGGACCGCAGGAACTCCATGCTCATCCGCGTGGCCACCATCTCCGACACGGAAGAGCACCGGGTCAAG GTACACTTTGATGGTTGGGGTGATGAGTACGATTACTGGTTGGATGCCGACAGTTCAGACCTACACCCAGTAGGATGGTGTCAGAAGACAGGACATCCTCTGCAACATTCCCAGa GTGGGTCAGAATCTCCAGTTCTTCCAGGCCAGGGGTGCCCCACTGTGGGATGCAATGGCGTTGGACACATCCGTGGCCCTCGATACGGCACACACTACAC GGCGGTGAGTTGTCCATACTCGGACGTGAACATGAACAGAGACGCCCTGCTGCCTGACCGGTTGAGTGGAGAGCGACCCGTGGCCATCTCCGGCCCTCAGAAGCTGCGCCGCGCCGACCCCCACCCGCACGCTCagccccacacccccacacagcCCAACACCCCCACGCTCCCACCCAGCACACCTGAGGCCACCAACAGCAACCACAATCACTCCTCGCCGTCCAG GTCTTTGACTGCTATAAAGTGTGCAAAACTACAGCTGGTGAAACAGGAAGGGGATGGCAAAG aatCTCTGCAGCAGTTCCTGCATGACTCTGTGTTTTGTGGCTGGGAGCCTCCACGGCTGCACCTGAGCTGGGAGAAGCATGGCAAACTGCTACCTGAAGTGCTGGGGCTCACTGCCAAACGTGTATCATCATGGAGTACTGAGGAG GTAGCTGGTTTTGTCAGAGGATTGCCGGGGTGTCGGGAGCATGCTGTTACGTTCAGGAATGAG CAAATTGATGGAGAGGCCTTTCTGCTTCTCACGCAATCAGACATCGTTAAGATCCTGAGCATCAAGCTTGGCCCCGCTCTTAAGATTTATAACTCTATTCTGATGCTGAAGAGTGCTGATGAGgagtag